A single genomic interval of Mucilaginibacter robiniae harbors:
- a CDS encoding fasciclin domain-containing protein codes for MSKLFKYTILITVLSVAFTACKKQWDKRDTVTDPQLNVSLMEQIQAHTDLSVFAGYLTKTGYDKLLNSTKTFTVWAPNNQAMQAVDQSLLTDTAKLRQFVANHITTQIYLTNAPQPSLRIHTLIGKNVTFTASKVEDANIVKANQYVRNGVLHIIDKGLIPKQSIWEFINGLTSIGLKQKAYLQSQNYTVVDTSQATITGVDPVTGKPVLKPGTGVISKNHYFDNVADLSNEDKLYTYIVLTDNAYDTERSKVTKYFATSTADSTYNLSSFNVLKDLTFNNALTTAQLTDTVLSVNNVKVPVNKSNIVQTYNASNGIVYVMNNVPFRVQDKITPIYIQGENPSYFSRTDKAGDIFYRIKKDNKGVTFNDIYIFGGGANGTLPAQFYAAYLPKNLYSCQYKVYWRAINDVQTTAISQQLAFNTVTAATFPYTNVNPLVYDDVLLGNYTLSKFGTIPMYLIGANATASGTNSLILDYIKLVPVL; via the coding sequence ATGAGCAAACTATTTAAATATACCATACTGATTACCGTACTGTCTGTAGCGTTTACCGCATGTAAAAAGCAGTGGGACAAGCGCGACACGGTAACCGACCCGCAACTTAATGTATCGCTAATGGAGCAAATACAAGCTCACACTGATTTGAGTGTATTTGCCGGATATTTAACCAAAACAGGATACGATAAGCTGTTAAATTCAACTAAAACCTTTACTGTTTGGGCACCCAACAACCAAGCTATGCAAGCGGTTGACCAATCTCTGCTGACCGATACAGCCAAGCTGCGCCAGTTTGTGGCCAACCACATCACCACCCAAATTTACTTAACCAATGCGCCGCAGCCATCATTGCGCATTCATACTTTGATTGGTAAAAACGTAACCTTTACTGCCTCAAAGGTGGAGGATGCCAATATTGTGAAAGCCAACCAATATGTGCGGAATGGAGTGCTGCACATTATTGATAAGGGGCTAATACCCAAACAAAGCATCTGGGAGTTCATTAATGGGCTTACTTCGATAGGTTTAAAACAAAAAGCTTACCTGCAATCGCAAAATTATACCGTTGTAGATACCAGCCAAGCTACCATAACCGGTGTTGATCCTGTTACCGGTAAGCCGGTGCTTAAACCCGGCACAGGTGTAATTAGCAAAAACCATTATTTTGACAATGTAGCCGATTTAAGTAATGAGGATAAGCTGTACACCTACATTGTATTAACTGATAATGCTTATGATACAGAACGCAGCAAAGTAACTAAGTATTTTGCCACCAGTACAGCCGATAGTACTTACAACCTGTCATCATTTAACGTACTGAAAGATTTAACGTTTAATAACGCATTAACTACAGCACAGCTTACTGATACCGTACTCTCGGTAAATAATGTAAAAGTGCCGGTTAATAAAAGCAATATTGTACAAACTTATAATGCCAGCAACGGCATTGTATATGTTATGAATAATGTGCCTTTCCGGGTACAGGATAAAATTACACCCATTTACATTCAGGGCGAAAACCCAAGCTACTTTTCACGTACCGATAAGGCCGGTGATATATTCTATCGCATTAAAAAAGATAACAAAGGGGTAACGTTTAATGATATATACATTTTTGGCGGTGGTGCCAACGGGACTTTACCAGCACAGTTTTATGCTGCTTATCTGCCTAAAAACTTGTACTCATGCCAGTATAAGGTGTATTGGCGAGCTATAAACGATGTGCAGACTACAGCTATTTCACAGCAGTTGGCCTTTAATACTGTAACGGCAGCAACCTTTCCCTATACCAACGTGAACCCGCTGGTTTATGATGATGTTTTGCTGGGTAACTATACCCTGAGCAAATTTGGTACTATACCCATGTATTTGATTGGGGCGAATGCTACCGCTTCGGGTACCAACAGTCTGATACTTGATTATATTAAACTGGTACCGGTATTATAA
- a CDS encoding fasciclin domain-containing protein, translated as MMKKFISKFCLSAIIVMAAVAVTCFYSCKREHFVTSTTSDVNMFSYFDKYPDQFSMFQQILDKAGYSGFLNAYGTYTCFAPTNDGVKAYLKAAGKSSVADIDVNTAKNMVKIALIQDTISTQMFTDGKLRTATMYGQYLITGATFVNGVASTTVNKQANIVQSNIRVGNGIIHAIDNVLLPASLTLAKMVEQNPKYAIFTQALKSTGFYDTLNVDASANTNINRKYVTLIAQTDSVFNAAGIGSYNDLVKKYSTTGNPKNPSDSLYLFVAYRILPELNYLADIISAQSHITLAPQEVITDQLSGTTILLNNDTFNGVLEPGVALDRAMSDNSATNGVLHSVKSNFRIKVRKPSPVYFDLGDQPEIRKLTSVFRKAGKSVQFTAGQLADVTWNADVITYTAVASTDANFYYWDDLLTFNSLRTAATTMNYIDFKTPTLIKGRYKVWVDFRSSAGGSNIQVQFDGQPLPNIVNFPDNLPSTTDSGPVLESKGYKRYATAQVNGTAPTNNKMVGRLAGVIDVTSTDRHHIKFVAIGNTKGAVTIDMVEFRPIDMDQEKPTFGRDGTITP; from the coding sequence ATGATGAAAAAGTTTATTTCAAAATTCTGCTTGTCGGCCATTATAGTGATGGCAGCCGTTGCAGTAACCTGTTTTTACAGCTGTAAGCGCGAGCATTTTGTAACCTCCACAACCAGCGATGTAAACATGTTCTCGTACTTTGATAAGTACCCCGACCAGTTTTCCATGTTTCAGCAAATACTGGATAAGGCGGGCTACAGTGGCTTTCTGAATGCTTACGGAACTTACACCTGCTTTGCCCCTACCAATGACGGGGTTAAAGCATACCTGAAAGCAGCCGGAAAATCATCAGTAGCTGACATTGATGTGAATACCGCCAAAAACATGGTGAAAATAGCGCTGATACAGGATACCATCAGTACCCAGATGTTTACCGACGGTAAACTGCGCACCGCTACCATGTATGGGCAGTATTTGATTACAGGAGCTACGTTTGTTAATGGCGTGGCTAGCACAACGGTTAATAAGCAAGCCAACATTGTACAATCCAACATCAGGGTAGGTAATGGCATTATACACGCCATTGATAATGTACTGTTGCCGGCTTCCTTAACCCTGGCTAAAATGGTGGAGCAAAATCCTAAGTACGCCATTTTTACGCAAGCCTTAAAAAGCACTGGCTTTTATGATACGCTTAATGTAGATGCTTCGGCCAACACCAATATCAATCGTAAATACGTAACGCTTATTGCCCAAACCGATTCCGTGTTTAATGCGGCAGGTATAGGTAGCTATAATGATCTGGTGAAAAAATATTCGACCACCGGCAATCCTAAAAACCCAAGTGATAGTTTGTACCTGTTTGTGGCTTACCGGATTTTGCCGGAACTGAATTACCTAGCCGACATCATCAGTGCACAATCACACATTACATTGGCGCCACAAGAGGTAATTACCGATCAGCTATCGGGTACTACCATTCTGCTAAATAATGATACTTTTAATGGCGTGCTTGAGCCGGGCGTAGCATTAGATAGAGCAATGAGCGATAACTCGGCGACTAACGGGGTACTACATTCGGTAAAGAGCAATTTCCGCATTAAGGTACGTAAGCCATCGCCGGTTTATTTTGATCTAGGCGATCAGCCTGAAATACGCAAACTGACTTCAGTATTCAGAAAAGCAGGTAAAAGCGTACAGTTTACCGCAGGGCAACTGGCCGATGTAACCTGGAATGCCGATGTAATTACCTATACAGCTGTAGCTAGCACTGATGCCAATTTTTATTATTGGGATGACCTGTTAACTTTTAACAGCTTACGAACCGCCGCCACTACCATGAACTACATTGACTTTAAAACGCCTACACTTATTAAAGGTCGGTACAAGGTTTGGGTAGATTTTAGGTCCAGCGCGGGTGGTAGTAATATTCAGGTGCAGTTTGATGGACAGCCTTTGCCTAACATCGTCAACTTCCCGGATAACTTGCCTAGCACAACCGATTCGGGTCCGGTGCTGGAATCAAAAGGATATAAGCGTTATGCTACCGCGCAGGTTAACGGAACCGCTCCAACCAATAACAAAATGGTGGGCAGGTTGGCCGGTGTAATTGATGTAACCTCTACCGACAGGCACCATATCAAATTTGTAGCCATCGGCAATACCAAAGGCGCTGTTACCATTGATATGGTAGAATTCCGGCCAATTGATATGGATCAGGAAAAGCCCACCTTCGGTCGTGATGGTACCATTACTCCATAA
- a CDS encoding RagB/SusD family nutrient uptake outer membrane protein — protein MQIHKLFKTILITVLALSFCSCNKYLDLKPQDGLTRQDFWQSKEQIQSAVIGIYSSMLSAQGDRALPEYLFMWGELRADMIAPYQGGTSNDELNIISDNVLASNGITNWRVFYRIINYCNTVLDYAPGVLKVDNTLTQAQLNAYLSEALAIRSLMYFYLVRTFGDVPLKLKSTSSDNDLVQLAKTSQQDVLKQVVTDLNTAEGYALPTYGNSITDRGRITKFTINTLQADVYLWMDQYENCITACDKVINSGRYGLITGDAGWFVNLFVNGNSNEGIFELQYDSQVLNPFYNMFLTTKRRYLAEPNIIEDFYGVDLSDDNNRDIRGVDVAVHIADLTIWKYVGLTATTLRTQDISYAHWMVYRYADVLLMKAEACANSGKGQTTLDIISQIRRRAHALDNSAVNSSISGTSMNVDPTDVGGLTDYILAERAREFAFEGKRWFDVLRNAKRNNYARLDLLLNMAARSVPADNQQAAINKFKDARSHYLPIYQYELTTDPNLVQNPFYK, from the coding sequence ATGCAAATACATAAACTTTTTAAAACGATACTGATAACCGTACTGGCTCTATCATTCTGCTCCTGCAACAAATACCTGGATTTAAAGCCTCAGGATGGACTTACCCGGCAGGATTTCTGGCAATCAAAAGAGCAGATACAATCGGCAGTGATTGGTATTTATTCTTCAATGCTTTCAGCACAAGGGGATAGGGCTTTGCCCGAATACTTATTCATGTGGGGTGAGCTACGTGCCGACATGATTGCGCCTTATCAGGGTGGAACCTCCAATGATGAGCTGAATATCATCAGTGATAATGTTTTGGCGAGTAATGGTATTACCAACTGGCGGGTATTTTACCGAATCATCAATTATTGTAACACCGTGCTTGATTACGCACCGGGCGTATTAAAGGTTGATAATACCTTAACTCAAGCACAATTAAACGCCTATTTATCGGAAGCATTGGCTATTCGTAGCCTGATGTACTTTTATTTGGTGCGCACTTTTGGCGATGTTCCGCTAAAGCTGAAATCCACTTCATCTGATAATGATTTGGTGCAGCTTGCCAAAACATCACAGCAGGATGTACTTAAGCAAGTTGTTACCGATTTGAATACGGCCGAAGGTTACGCTTTACCTACTTACGGCAACAGCATTACTGACCGTGGGCGTATCACCAAGTTTACCATCAATACCTTACAGGCCGATGTGTACTTGTGGATGGATCAGTACGAGAACTGCATTACTGCTTGTGATAAAGTTATTAATTCAGGGCGATATGGTTTAATTACGGGTGATGCCGGCTGGTTTGTGAACTTGTTTGTAAACGGTAACTCTAACGAAGGCATTTTTGAGTTGCAGTACGATTCCCAAGTGCTGAACCCTTTTTACAACATGTTCCTAACTACCAAGCGCCGCTACCTGGCAGAACCGAACATTATAGAAGATTTTTATGGGGTGGATTTAAGCGACGACAACAACCGCGACATCAGAGGTGTTGACGTAGCCGTACATATTGCCGATTTAACGATATGGAAATATGTGGGCCTTACTGCTACTACATTGCGCACGCAAGATATATCATACGCGCACTGGATGGTGTACCGGTATGCCGATGTTCTATTGATGAAGGCCGAAGCTTGTGCCAACTCCGGCAAAGGCCAAACTACGCTTGATATTATCAGTCAGATCCGGAGAAGAGCTCATGCTTTAGATAACTCGGCCGTGAACAGTAGCATTTCAGGCACCTCCATGAATGTGGATCCTACGGATGTAGGTGGCTTAACCGATTATATTCTGGCCGAGCGGGCACGGGAGTTTGCTTTTGAAGGTAAACGCTGGTTTGATGTTTTGCGCAATGCCAAACGTAATAATTATGCACGGCTGGATTTATTGCTGAACATGGCTGCCCGCAGTGTACCTGCCGATAACCAGCAGGCCGCTATCAATAAGTTTAAAGATGCCAGGAGCCATTACCTGCCTATTTATCAATACGAACTAACTACTGACCCTAACTTGGTTCAGAATCCATTCTATAAATAA
- a CDS encoding SusC/RagA family TonB-linked outer membrane protein yields MKQIFTTLLCLFLFLQLFQPAPVYAQAPDKILIKGRVIDQKDKQPVIGATVVEQDNDKRTVAGAATDINGNFAIKVSSTTHKLSFSFIGYNTKVLDIGERRIFNVNLESSSRTLTEVNISGGRRVNNGTGLNVDERNRTTASVTVSGKDVEELQATTIDQAIQGRMPGVDIVANSGDPGAGMSIRIRGTSTINGNTNPLIVVDGIPFETTIPSDFNFATADDTQYANLLSIAPSDIRDITVLKDAAATAVWGSRAANGVLVINTKRGVQGPPTITYTFKGSISKLPSALPMLSGDQYSTLIPQEVMNVTGAPLNTFTVKEFEYDPQDSYYYYNYSKNTDWVKAVTRNGYVNDNNLSISGGGEKARYFASVGYTGQRGTIIGTGLDRLNTRVNLDYIVSSRIHFTTYLAYTHSSTQANFASSKSDNILGEAYLKMPNMSIYEYNENGVLTPNYFSPASNIQGQYTYYGLGSSGVSIYNPVAMANSAINKTVDDRVTPHFNLSYSIIPNILTATSDVQFDVDNSKNNQFLPQTATGRPITETSVNRAYNYDYDVFNVQSKTNFIYTPRLNEKHTFQGLLSLQTYDNKIVTQSVQTANTASTTLQDPSTPSRIQNSDLGIASGTTETRSVAALINGQYSFLDRYILNVGLRGDGNSRFGANHRYGLFPSVSARYRFSGEPFMKRFDNWLDDLSFRASYGQSGNAPKYDYLFYNTYTNYAYNYMGLSGVYPANIQLDNLRWETIVGTNLGFNLIMFKNRVNIDMEFYRNRTKNLFTDNLQISSFNGYNSVSLNVGTMDNQGFEFSIFTTPYKSKKLVIDFNFNIAHNYNVLRSISPYYPNSSGNTTLNGNYLSLLQVGNPLGSFYGYKYKGVYKDAAATIAKDKNGNPIISPDGTPVQMRFNYPSTNYIFQPGDAQYEDINHDGNIDAKDVVYLGNGNPKVTGGFGPTFTYNGNLKLTAFFNYRLGGQIINQTKMQTTNMYSFNNQSTAVLRRWQNIGDVTDMPRALYNSGYNWLGSDRYVEDGSFLRVRSITLRYTLAQRVARQLGLKNISAYVTAENLYTFTKYTGQDPEVASRGNGIFSLVQDNSTTPPAKIFTLGLTATL; encoded by the coding sequence ATGAAACAAATTTTTACCACTTTATTGTGTTTGTTTTTATTTCTTCAACTATTTCAGCCTGCACCTGTGTATGCACAAGCCCCCGATAAAATTTTGATAAAAGGGCGGGTGATTGACCAGAAAGATAAGCAACCCGTTATAGGCGCAACGGTAGTAGAACAGGATAATGATAAACGTACCGTTGCAGGTGCTGCTACAGATATTAACGGAAACTTTGCCATTAAAGTATCCAGTACTACGCATAAGTTATCTTTCTCGTTTATTGGCTACAATACTAAGGTTCTGGATATAGGCGAACGCCGGATATTCAACGTGAACCTGGAATCAAGTTCCAGAACACTGACCGAAGTAAATATAAGCGGCGGCCGCAGGGTAAATAATGGTACTGGCCTGAACGTTGACGAACGTAACCGTACTACAGCTTCTGTAACCGTGAGCGGGAAAGACGTTGAAGAACTACAGGCCACTACTATTGACCAGGCTATACAAGGGCGTATGCCGGGTGTGGATATCGTAGCCAACTCCGGCGATCCGGGTGCGGGTATGTCTATCCGCATACGCGGTACATCAACCATTAATGGTAATACTAACCCCTTAATTGTGGTAGATGGCATTCCGTTCGAAACCACCATTCCGAGCGATTTCAACTTTGCTACGGCTGATGATACTCAATATGCCAACCTGCTCAGTATTGCACCTTCAGACATTCGGGACATTACCGTATTGAAAGATGCAGCCGCAACTGCTGTTTGGGGCTCAAGAGCTGCTAACGGAGTATTGGTAATCAACACCAAAAGAGGAGTACAGGGGCCGCCAACCATCACTTATACCTTTAAAGGCTCTATTTCTAAATTGCCCAGCGCACTACCTATGCTCAGCGGCGATCAATACTCTACACTTATTCCGCAGGAGGTAATGAATGTGACCGGTGCGCCTTTAAATACCTTTACCGTTAAAGAGTTTGAGTATGATCCGCAGGATAGTTATTATTACTACAATTACAGTAAAAATACCGATTGGGTAAAAGCAGTTACCCGCAACGGTTATGTAAACGATAATAACTTATCTATTTCGGGTGGTGGCGAAAAAGCCAGGTATTTTGCCTCAGTAGGTTATACCGGGCAGAGAGGAACCATCATCGGTACAGGCTTGGATAGGCTGAATACCCGCGTGAACCTGGATTATATTGTGTCCAGCCGCATACACTTTACTACCTACCTGGCTTATACGCATAGTTCCACACAGGCCAACTTTGCCAGCTCCAAATCAGATAACATCTTGGGCGAGGCTTATTTAAAAATGCCCAACATGAGTATTTACGAATACAATGAAAATGGTGTTTTAACCCCTAATTATTTCTCGCCAGCATCCAACATTCAGGGGCAGTATACTTATTACGGGCTTGGTTCAAGCGGTGTATCTATCTACAACCCGGTAGCTATGGCCAATTCGGCTATCAACAAAACGGTAGATGACCGGGTTACCCCGCACTTTAATTTAAGCTATAGCATTATTCCGAATATACTAACCGCTACATCGGATGTGCAGTTTGATGTGGATAACAGTAAAAACAACCAGTTTCTGCCGCAAACTGCTACAGGTCGGCCTATTACGGAAACGTCAGTGAACCGGGCTTATAACTATGATTACGATGTTTTTAATGTACAATCGAAAACCAACTTTATTTATACCCCAAGACTGAATGAAAAACATACTTTCCAGGGTTTATTATCACTTCAAACGTATGATAATAAGATTGTAACCCAATCGGTACAAACGGCTAATACGGCATCTACTACGTTGCAAGACCCTTCAACTCCTTCACGTATTCAAAACAGTGATTTGGGTATAGCTTCCGGTACTACCGAAACCCGTTCGGTTGCAGCATTGATTAACGGTCAATATAGCTTTTTGGACCGTTACATTCTTAATGTAGGTTTACGTGGTGACGGTAACTCACGTTTTGGCGCCAACCACCGGTATGGTCTTTTCCCTTCTGTATCAGCCCGGTACCGGTTTTCAGGCGAGCCTTTCATGAAAAGATTTGATAACTGGCTGGATGATTTAAGTTTCAGGGCCAGTTACGGGCAAAGCGGCAACGCACCGAAGTACGATTACCTGTTTTACAATACCTATACTAACTATGCTTATAACTACATGGGACTGTCGGGTGTGTATCCGGCAAACATCCAGCTGGATAACCTGCGTTGGGAAACTATAGTAGGTACCAACCTGGGTTTTAACCTGATTATGTTCAAAAACCGGGTGAACATTGATATGGAATTTTACCGAAACCGTACCAAAAACTTGTTTACAGATAACTTACAGATATCATCGTTTAATGGTTATAACTCCGTAAGCCTTAACGTGGGCACTATGGATAACCAAGGCTTTGAGTTCAGCATTTTCACCACGCCGTACAAATCCAAGAAGCTGGTTATTGATTTCAACTTTAACATTGCGCACAACTACAATGTGTTGCGTTCTATTTCGCCCTATTATCCTAACTCAAGCGGCAACACAACCCTTAATGGTAATTACCTAAGCTTGTTACAAGTGGGCAACCCGTTGGGCTCTTTTTACGGTTACAAATATAAAGGTGTATATAAAGATGCAGCAGCCACTATTGCTAAAGACAAAAATGGCAATCCAATTATCAGCCCGGATGGTACGCCGGTGCAGATGCGTTTCAATTATCCATCAACCAATTACATTTTCCAGCCTGGCGATGCTCAGTATGAAGACATTAACCACGATGGTAATATTGATGCTAAAGACGTAGTGTACTTAGGTAATGGTAACCCTAAAGTTACCGGTGGTTTTGGTCCAACCTTTACTTACAATGGCAACCTGAAGTTAACAGCTTTCTTTAACTACCGATTGGGCGGACAAATTATCAATCAAACTAAAATGCAAACAACCAACATGTACAGTTTCAATAACCAAAGTACGGCTGTTTTACGCAGGTGGCAAAACATAGGCGATGTAACCGATATGCCGCGAGCTTTATACAACAGTGGTTATAACTGGTTGGGATCAGACCGCTATGTGGAAGACGGTTCATTTTTGCGGGTGCGTTCCATTACCCTGCGCTATACGCTGGCCCAAAGGGTAGCCCGCCAATTAGGGTTGAAAAACATAAGCGCTTATGTAACTGCCGAAAACTTGTACACTTTCACTAAGTACACTGGGCAGGACCCGGAAGTAGCTTCCAGAGGTAACGGCATATTCTCATTGGTGCAGGATAACTCAACAACCCCACCTGCCAAAATATTCACTTTGGGTTTAACGGCAACACTTTAA
- a CDS encoding fasciclin domain-containing protein, with product MNKFLTNLFIVCSIALTFSSCRKKAYDDFYGRPENLAPPIYQVLQSKGNFSNLLACIDKSGYKATLNAAGYWTFFAPNDEAFKKYFTENNTSIDRMDSVTARKIVTYCLVYNSFKTDHIADYQANTGWVINNAFKRRTAYYDGVYQDAANGQQMSIISSNRNPYLTGNTANVSYIFGDNNNKYIPYFFDSYITTKGLSAADYNYFFPNATYSGFNVVDASVVNKDITAENGTIHEINRVVLPLPSLEQYLASNPQYSAFKKLYDQFMITYQANADATHRNTVLTGSGATVYVKQYSNLLGFSPNNENFLKVMDNDGQSDGYSLFVPSNDVFNKYLNDVILENYKTVDKLPTQIIADLLNAHMWQTTVWPSKFSTTNNIQGEPARFSATGNVVDKKFCSNGVFYGTNIVQQANVFSSVYGKAYLDPNYSLMTRALDLNLRYTVSSPNLKFTVFMMPDAVLRSLGYDYSTANSAFTYTSNGVTTVGNTARDQLLRILNLHIVLTPSGELNDLSGSGIAETYGGEYIRWKGNTVYAGGNVENNQVIGVTGSKTANNGKVYYLNNNVLQYPVNTVASQIQKNAAKSSDPYYDFYQYLINSTVYSATTGEITAIQPGVFYTIFIPTHQAILDAVKNGWLPGTVSGSIVTPNYNPSSSTDKDMVSRFILFHILDGNTVAPDGKKNGQFATLLKNSVGDKVNLVIASQLNSMQIGDNKGRTANLVPANSNYLATRTLLHQIDTYLQYAY from the coding sequence ATGAATAAATTTTTGACAAATTTATTCATCGTGTGTTCTATTGCCCTAACTTTTTCAAGTTGCCGCAAAAAAGCTTACGATGATTTTTATGGTCGTCCTGAAAATTTAGCGCCTCCTATTTATCAGGTTTTACAATCAAAAGGAAACTTTAGTAACCTTTTGGCTTGTATTGATAAATCGGGTTACAAAGCTACCCTGAACGCAGCCGGCTACTGGACGTTCTTCGCGCCCAATGATGAGGCCTTTAAAAAGTATTTTACCGAAAATAATACTTCTATTGACCGTATGGATTCGGTTACCGCACGTAAAATTGTGACCTACTGTTTGGTTTACAATTCGTTTAAAACCGATCACATTGCCGACTATCAGGCCAATACCGGCTGGGTAATTAACAATGCCTTTAAACGCCGTACGGCTTATTATGATGGGGTATATCAGGATGCGGCAAACGGGCAGCAAATGAGTATTATTTCTTCCAACAGAAACCCTTATTTAACAGGAAATACAGCCAATGTAAGTTACATTTTTGGTGATAATAACAATAAGTATATCCCATACTTTTTCGATTCTTATATAACTACCAAAGGTCTTTCGGCGGCAGATTATAATTATTTTTTCCCGAATGCCACTTACTCCGGCTTCAATGTAGTAGATGCCAGTGTAGTAAACAAAGACATCACTGCCGAAAACGGGACTATTCATGAAATAAACCGGGTGGTTTTACCACTACCTAGCCTGGAACAGTATCTGGCATCCAACCCGCAATACAGCGCATTTAAAAAATTGTACGATCAGTTCATGATTACGTACCAGGCCAATGCCGATGCTACGCACCGCAATACGGTTTTGACAGGTTCGGGAGCTACGGTGTATGTAAAGCAGTATTCAAATTTACTGGGCTTTTCGCCAAACAATGAAAATTTCCTAAAGGTGATGGATAACGATGGTCAGTCGGACGGATATTCTTTGTTTGTGCCTAGCAACGATGTTTTTAACAAGTACCTGAATGATGTAATTCTGGAAAACTACAAAACGGTTGATAAGCTTCCTACCCAAATTATAGCCGATTTACTGAATGCACACATGTGGCAAACTACTGTATGGCCCAGTAAATTCAGCACTACTAACAACATTCAGGGTGAGCCTGCCCGTTTCAGTGCAACCGGTAATGTGGTTGATAAAAAGTTTTGCAGCAATGGTGTATTTTATGGAACCAATATTGTACAGCAGGCTAATGTATTCAGCAGCGTGTACGGTAAGGCTTACCTAGATCCGAACTATTCATTAATGACCCGTGCGCTCGATTTAAACCTGCGCTATACCGTAAGCAGCCCTAACCTGAAATTTACGGTTTTCATGATGCCTGATGCTGTACTACGCAGTTTGGGATATGATTATAGTACGGCTAACAGCGCGTTTACTTATACCTCCAACGGAGTTACTACAGTAGGTAACACCGCACGCGATCAGCTTTTAAGAATTTTAAACCTGCATATTGTACTTACCCCTAGCGGTGAATTGAATGATTTGTCGGGCTCGGGCATTGCTGAAACTTATGGTGGCGAGTACATCAGATGGAAAGGTAACACAGTTTATGCCGGCGGCAATGTGGAAAATAACCAGGTGATTGGTGTAACTGGCTCAAAAACGGCTAATAATGGTAAGGTATATTACCTGAATAATAATGTACTTCAATACCCGGTAAATACAGTAGCTTCTCAAATCCAGAAGAACGCGGCCAAATCATCCGACCCGTACTATGATTTTTATCAATACCTGATTAACTCAACTGTTTACAGCGCCACCACTGGCGAAATTACAGCCATACAGCCGGGCGTGTTTTACACCATATTTATTCCTACCCACCAGGCTATTCTGGATGCGGTGAAAAACGGCTGGCTGCCAGGTACGGTATCGGGTTCAATAGTAACACCTAATTACAATCCATCATCTTCAACTGATAAAGACATGGTATCCAGGTTTATCCTGTTTCATATTCTGGATGGTAATACCGTAGCACCTGATGGCAAGAAAAATGGTCAGTTTGCCACATTGCTGAAAAACTCGGTAGGAGATAAGGTAAACCTGGTAATTGCCAGTCAGCTCAACAGCATGCAGATAGGGGATAATAAAGGTCGGACTGCTAATCTGGTACCAGCCAACAGCAACTATTTAGCTACCCGAACACTGCTGCACCAAATTGATACCTATTTACAATACGCCTACTAA
- a CDS encoding aminopeptidase P family N-terminal domain-containing protein, whose translation MTYQEKLTAIRQQMQAHGIAAYIIPSADPHMSEYVPDRYKCLHFACGFTGSAGTIVITADFAGLWTDFRYFVQANEQLNDTGYELVKLKVQHAPEYIQWLYDTLDTNAVVACDDKLLSVLLGEFLSKELADKNISLQSYDFLDAVWADRPALPPYSSVFN comes from the coding sequence ATGACTTATCAAGAAAAATTAACTGCCATACGCCAGCAAATGCAGGCGCATGGCATAGCTGCTTATATTATTCCGTCTGCCGATCCGCACATGAGTGAGTATGTGCCCGATCGTTATAAATGTCTGCATTTTGCCTGTGGTTTTACAGGTTCGGCCGGTACCATTGTAATTACGGCTGATTTTGCCGGCTTGTGGACCGATTTCCGGTACTTTGTACAAGCTAACGAACAGTTAAATGATACAGGATATGAACTGGTAAAATTGAAAGTTCAGCATGCGCCCGAATACATACAATGGTTGTATGATACATTAGATACAAACGCTGTAGTAGCTTGTGACGACAAGCTGTTATCGGTACTGTTAGGCGAATTCCTCAGCAAAGAACTAGCCGATAAAAACATTAGCTTACAGAGTTATGATTTTCTGGATGCTGTATGGGCAGACCGACCAGCTTTGCCCCCCTACTCCAGCGTTTTTAATTGA